One part of the Arabidopsis thaliana chromosome 1 sequence genome encodes these proteins:
- a CDS encoding Rhamnogalacturonate lyase family protein — MSYVKLQLHDKGNHVVMDNGIARVTLSKPDGIVTGIEYNGIDNLLEVLNEEVNRGYWDLVWGGSGTAGGFDVIKGSNFEVIVKNEEQIELSFTRKWDPSQEGKAVPLNIDKRFVMLSGSSGFYTYAIYEHLKEWPAFSLAETRIAFKLRKEKFHYMAVTDDRQRFMPLPDDRLPDRGQALAYPEAVLLVNPLESQFKGEVDDKYQYSCENKDITVHGWICTEQPSVGFWLITPSHEYRTGGPQKQNLTSHVGPTALAVFISAHYTGEDLVPKFSEGEAWKKVFGPVFVYLNSSTDDDNDPLWLWQDAKSQMNVEAESWPYSFPASDDYVKTEQRGNVVGRLLVQDRYVDKDFIAANRGYVGLAVPGAAGSWQRECKEYQFWTRTDEEGFFYISGIRPGQYNLYAWIPGFIGDYKYDDVITITSGCYIYVEDLVYQPPRNGATLWEIGFPDRSAAEFYVPDPNPKYINNLYQNHPDRFRQYGLWERYAELYPDKDLVYVVGSSDYRKDWFYAQVTRKKDNKTYQGTTWQIKFELKNIDKNHSYTLRVAIASATFSELQIRVNNANASPMFTSGLIGRDNSIARHGIHGLYWLFNVEVAGSKLLEGENTLFLTQPRSTSPFQGIMYDYIRFEAPS; from the exons ATGTCGTATGTTAAGTTGCAGTTGCATGATAAGGGCAATCAT GTGGTGATGGATAATGGCATTGCACGGGTTACATTATCTAAGCCTGATGGAATTGTTACCGGAATCGAGTATAATGGCATCGATAACTTGCTCGAGGTTCTTAATGAAGAAGTCAACAGAGG GTATTGGGATCTCGTTTGGGGAGGATCAGGAACAGCTGGCGGCTTTGATGT AATCAAAGGATCAAACTTTGAGGTCATAGTGAAGAATGAAGAACAGATTGAGCTTTCTTTCACAAGAAAATGGGATCCATCACAAGAAGGCAAAGCAGTCCCTCTCAATATTGACAAAAG ATTTGTTATGCTTAGTGGATCGTCGGGATTCTACACTTACGCTATCTACGAGCATTTAAAAGAATGGCCTGCTTTCTCACTTGCTGAAACCCGAATTGCCTTCAAGCTCAGAAAAGAGAA GTTTCATTACATGGCAGTAACGGATGATAGGCAGAGATTCATGCCATTGCCTGATGACCGGTTACCGGACAGAGGCCAAGCTCTGGCTTACCCTGAAGCTGTTCTACTTGTTAATCCTTTAGAGTCTCAGTTCAAAGGAGAG GTTGACGATAAGTACCAATATTCGTGTGAAAACAAAGACATTACTGTCCACGGATGGATATGCACAGAGCAGCCATCGGTTGGTTTCTGGCTCATAACTCCTAGCCATGAGTATCGAACCGGTGGACCTCAAAAACAGAACTTGACATCTCATGTTGGACCCACAGCTCTTGCT GTATTTATTAGTGCACACTACACAGGGGAAGATCTAGTGCCAAAGTTTAGTGAAGGAGAGGCATGGAAGAAGGTGTTTGGACCTGTTTTCGTCTATTTAAACTCGTCtactgatgatgataatgaccCTCTTTGGCTGTGGCAAGATGCTAAATCTCAG ATGAATGTGGAAGCAGAGAGCTGGCCTTACAGTTTTCCAGCTTCGGATGATTATGTGAAAACAGAACAACGTGGTAATGTTGTTGGCAGACTCCTCGTTCAAGACAG gTATGTAGATAAAGATTTCATTGCAGCCAATAGAGGTTATGTTGGTTTGGCTGTGCCTGGAGCTGCTGGTTCATGGCAAAGAGAATGCAAG GAGTATCAATTTTGGACAAGaacagatgaagaaggatTTTTTTACATTAGTGGTATAAGGCCAGGCCAGTATAATCTCTATGCATGGATTCCTGGTTTTATTGGTGATTATAAGTACGATGATGTTATCACAATCACCTCAG gatgttatatatatgtggaagATCTTGTTTATCAACCTCCAAGAAATGGAGCAACATTATGGGAAATTGGTTTTCCAGATCGATCTGCTGCAGAGTTTTATGTTCCCGATCCTAATCCAAAATATATCAACAACCTTTATCAAAATCACCCTGACAG ATTCCGGCAATATGGTTTATGGGAAAGATATGCAGAACTTTATCCGGATAAAGACTTGGTATATGTAGTTGGCTCTAGCGACTATAGAAAAGACTGGTTTTACGCTCAAGTCACTAG AAAAAAGgataacaaaacatatcaaGGAACAACATGGCAAATCAAATTCGAACTCAAAAACATTGATAAGAATCACTCCTATACTTTACGAGTAGCCATAGCATCCGCTACTTTTTCTGAACTCCAA ATACGTGTGAACAATGCGAATGCAAGCCCGATGTTCACGAGCGGATTGATCGGGAGAGACAACTCGATAGCGAGACATGGAATACATGGATTGTACTGGTTGTTCAATGTGGAAGTGGCTGGTTCTAAGCTTCTAGAAGGCGAGAATACATTGTTTCTCACACAGCCAAGGTCCACAAGTCCTTTCCAAGGGATCATGTATGATTACATCAGATTCGAAGCTCCCAgctaa
- a CDS encoding Rhamnogalacturonate lyase family protein: protein MSYVKLQLHDKGNHVVMDNGIARVTLSKPDGIVTGIEYNGIDNLLEVLNEEVNRGYWDLVWGGSGTAGGFDVIKGSNFEVIVKNEEQIELSFTRKWDPSQEGKAVPLNIDKSGSSGFYTYAIYEHLKEWPAFSLAETRIAFKLRKEKFHYMAVTDDRQRFMPLPDDRLPDRGQALAYPEAVLLVNPLESQFKGEVDDKYQYSCENKDITVHGWICTEQPSVGFWLITPSHEYRTGGPQKQNLTSHVGPTALAVFISAHYTGEDLVPKFSEGEAWKKVFGPVFVYLNSSTDDDNDPLWLWQDAKSQMNVEAESWPYSFPASDDYVKTEQRGNVVGRLLVQDRYVDKDFIAANRGYVGLAVPGAAGSWQRECKEYQFWTRTDEEGFFYISGIRPGQYNLYAWIPGFIGDYKYDDVITITSGCYIYVEDLVYQPPRNGATLWEIGFPDRSAAEFYVPDPNPKYINNLYQNHPDRFRQYGLWERYAELYPDKDLVYVVGSSDYRKDWFYAQVTRKKDNKTYQGTTWQIKFELKNIDKNHSYTLRVAIASATFSELQIRVNNANASPMFTSGLIGRDNSIARHGIHGLYWLFNVEVAGSKLLEGENTLFLTQPRSTSPFQGIMYDYIRFEAPS, encoded by the exons ATGTCGTATGTTAAGTTGCAGTTGCATGATAAGGGCAATCAT GTGGTGATGGATAATGGCATTGCACGGGTTACATTATCTAAGCCTGATGGAATTGTTACCGGAATCGAGTATAATGGCATCGATAACTTGCTCGAGGTTCTTAATGAAGAAGTCAACAGAGG GTATTGGGATCTCGTTTGGGGAGGATCAGGAACAGCTGGCGGCTTTGATGT AATCAAAGGATCAAACTTTGAGGTCATAGTGAAGAATGAAGAACAGATTGAGCTTTCTTTCACAAGAAAATGGGATCCATCACAAGAAGGCAAAGCAGTCCCTCTCAATATTGACAAAAG TGGATCGTCGGGATTCTACACTTACGCTATCTACGAGCATTTAAAAGAATGGCCTGCTTTCTCACTTGCTGAAACCCGAATTGCCTTCAAGCTCAGAAAAGAGAA GTTTCATTACATGGCAGTAACGGATGATAGGCAGAGATTCATGCCATTGCCTGATGACCGGTTACCGGACAGAGGCCAAGCTCTGGCTTACCCTGAAGCTGTTCTACTTGTTAATCCTTTAGAGTCTCAGTTCAAAGGAGAG GTTGACGATAAGTACCAATATTCGTGTGAAAACAAAGACATTACTGTCCACGGATGGATATGCACAGAGCAGCCATCGGTTGGTTTCTGGCTCATAACTCCTAGCCATGAGTATCGAACCGGTGGACCTCAAAAACAGAACTTGACATCTCATGTTGGACCCACAGCTCTTGCT GTATTTATTAGTGCACACTACACAGGGGAAGATCTAGTGCCAAAGTTTAGTGAAGGAGAGGCATGGAAGAAGGTGTTTGGACCTGTTTTCGTCTATTTAAACTCGTCtactgatgatgataatgaccCTCTTTGGCTGTGGCAAGATGCTAAATCTCAG ATGAATGTGGAAGCAGAGAGCTGGCCTTACAGTTTTCCAGCTTCGGATGATTATGTGAAAACAGAACAACGTGGTAATGTTGTTGGCAGACTCCTCGTTCAAGACAG gTATGTAGATAAAGATTTCATTGCAGCCAATAGAGGTTATGTTGGTTTGGCTGTGCCTGGAGCTGCTGGTTCATGGCAAAGAGAATGCAAG GAGTATCAATTTTGGACAAGaacagatgaagaaggatTTTTTTACATTAGTGGTATAAGGCCAGGCCAGTATAATCTCTATGCATGGATTCCTGGTTTTATTGGTGATTATAAGTACGATGATGTTATCACAATCACCTCAG gatgttatatatatgtggaagATCTTGTTTATCAACCTCCAAGAAATGGAGCAACATTATGGGAAATTGGTTTTCCAGATCGATCTGCTGCAGAGTTTTATGTTCCCGATCCTAATCCAAAATATATCAACAACCTTTATCAAAATCACCCTGACAG ATTCCGGCAATATGGTTTATGGGAAAGATATGCAGAACTTTATCCGGATAAAGACTTGGTATATGTAGTTGGCTCTAGCGACTATAGAAAAGACTGGTTTTACGCTCAAGTCACTAG AAAAAAGgataacaaaacatatcaaGGAACAACATGGCAAATCAAATTCGAACTCAAAAACATTGATAAGAATCACTCCTATACTTTACGAGTAGCCATAGCATCCGCTACTTTTTCTGAACTCCAA ATACGTGTGAACAATGCGAATGCAAGCCCGATGTTCACGAGCGGATTGATCGGGAGAGACAACTCGATAGCGAGACATGGAATACATGGATTGTACTGGTTGTTCAATGTGGAAGTGGCTGGTTCTAAGCTTCTAGAAGGCGAGAATACATTGTTTCTCACACAGCCAAGGTCCACAAGTCCTTTCCAAGGGATCATGTATGATTACATCAGATTCGAAGCTCCCAgctaa
- a CDS encoding Rhamnogalacturonate lyase family protein (Rhamnogalacturonate lyase family protein; CONTAINS InterPro DOMAIN/s: Rhamnogalacturonate lyase (InterPro:IPR010325), Carbohydrate-binding-like fold (InterPro:IPR013784), Galactose-binding domain-like (InterPro:IPR008979); BEST Arabidopsis thaliana protein match is: Rhamnogalacturonate lyase family protein (TAIR:AT1G09910.1); Has 301 Blast hits to 285 proteins in 64 species: Archae - 0; Bacteria - 51; Metazoa - 0; Fungi - 84; Plants - 166; Viruses - 0; Other Eukaryotes - 0 (source: NCBI BLink).), with product MDNGIARVTLSKPDGIVTGIEYNGIDNLLEVLNEEVNRGYWDLVWGGSGTAGGFDVIKGSNFEVIVKNEEQIELSFTRKWDPSQEGKAVPLNIDKRFVMLSGSSGFYTYAIYEHLKEWPAFSLAETRIAFKLRKEKFHYMAVTDDRQRFMPLPDDRLPDRGQALAYPEAVLLVNPLESQFKGEVDDKYQYSCENKDITVHGWICTEQPSVGFWLITPSHEYRTGGPQKQNLTSHVGPTALAVFISAHYTGEDLVPKFSEGEAWKKVFGPVFVYLNSSTDDDNDPLWLWQDAKSQMNVEAESWPYSFPASDDYVKTEQRGNVVGRLLVQDRYVDKDFIAANRGYVGLAVPGAAGSWQRECKEYQFWTRTDEEGFFYISGIRPGQYNLYAWIPGFIGDYKYDDVITITSGCYIYVEDLVYQPPRNGATLWEIGFPDRSAAEFYVPDPNPKYINNLYQNHPDRFRQYGLWERYAELYPDKDLVYVVGSSDYRKDWFYAQVTRKKDNKTYQGTTWQIKFELKNIDKNHSYTLRVAIASATFSELQIRVNNANASPMFTSGLIGRDNSIARHGIHGLYWLFNVEVAGSKLLEGENTLFLTQPRSTSPFQGIMYDYIRFEAPS from the exons ATGGATAATGGCATTGCACGGGTTACATTATCTAAGCCTGATGGAATTGTTACCGGAATCGAGTATAATGGCATCGATAACTTGCTCGAGGTTCTTAATGAAGAAGTCAACAGAGG GTATTGGGATCTCGTTTGGGGAGGATCAGGAACAGCTGGCGGCTTTGATGT AATCAAAGGATCAAACTTTGAGGTCATAGTGAAGAATGAAGAACAGATTGAGCTTTCTTTCACAAGAAAATGGGATCCATCACAAGAAGGCAAAGCAGTCCCTCTCAATATTGACAAAAG ATTTGTTATGCTTAGTGGATCGTCGGGATTCTACACTTACGCTATCTACGAGCATTTAAAAGAATGGCCTGCTTTCTCACTTGCTGAAACCCGAATTGCCTTCAAGCTCAGAAAAGAGAA GTTTCATTACATGGCAGTAACGGATGATAGGCAGAGATTCATGCCATTGCCTGATGACCGGTTACCGGACAGAGGCCAAGCTCTGGCTTACCCTGAAGCTGTTCTACTTGTTAATCCTTTAGAGTCTCAGTTCAAAGGAGAG GTTGACGATAAGTACCAATATTCGTGTGAAAACAAAGACATTACTGTCCACGGATGGATATGCACAGAGCAGCCATCGGTTGGTTTCTGGCTCATAACTCCTAGCCATGAGTATCGAACCGGTGGACCTCAAAAACAGAACTTGACATCTCATGTTGGACCCACAGCTCTTGCT GTATTTATTAGTGCACACTACACAGGGGAAGATCTAGTGCCAAAGTTTAGTGAAGGAGAGGCATGGAAGAAGGTGTTTGGACCTGTTTTCGTCTATTTAAACTCGTCtactgatgatgataatgaccCTCTTTGGCTGTGGCAAGATGCTAAATCTCAG ATGAATGTGGAAGCAGAGAGCTGGCCTTACAGTTTTCCAGCTTCGGATGATTATGTGAAAACAGAACAACGTGGTAATGTTGTTGGCAGACTCCTCGTTCAAGACAG gTATGTAGATAAAGATTTCATTGCAGCCAATAGAGGTTATGTTGGTTTGGCTGTGCCTGGAGCTGCTGGTTCATGGCAAAGAGAATGCAAG GAGTATCAATTTTGGACAAGaacagatgaagaaggatTTTTTTACATTAGTGGTATAAGGCCAGGCCAGTATAATCTCTATGCATGGATTCCTGGTTTTATTGGTGATTATAAGTACGATGATGTTATCACAATCACCTCAG gatgttatatatatgtggaagATCTTGTTTATCAACCTCCAAGAAATGGAGCAACATTATGGGAAATTGGTTTTCCAGATCGATCTGCTGCAGAGTTTTATGTTCCCGATCCTAATCCAAAATATATCAACAACCTTTATCAAAATCACCCTGACAG ATTCCGGCAATATGGTTTATGGGAAAGATATGCAGAACTTTATCCGGATAAAGACTTGGTATATGTAGTTGGCTCTAGCGACTATAGAAAAGACTGGTTTTACGCTCAAGTCACTAG AAAAAAGgataacaaaacatatcaaGGAACAACATGGCAAATCAAATTCGAACTCAAAAACATTGATAAGAATCACTCCTATACTTTACGAGTAGCCATAGCATCCGCTACTTTTTCTGAACTCCAA ATACGTGTGAACAATGCGAATGCAAGCCCGATGTTCACGAGCGGATTGATCGGGAGAGACAACTCGATAGCGAGACATGGAATACATGGATTGTACTGGTTGTTCAATGTGGAAGTGGCTGGTTCTAAGCTTCTAGAAGGCGAGAATACATTGTTTCTCACACAGCCAAGGTCCACAAGTCCTTTCCAAGGGATCATGTATGATTACATCAGATTCGAAGCTCCCAgctaa
- a CDS encoding Rhamnogalacturonate lyase family protein: protein MSYVKLQLHDKGNHVVMDNGIARVTLSKPDGIVTGIEYNGIDNLLEVLNEEVNRGYWDLVWGGSGTAGGFDVIKGSNFEVIVKNEEQIELSFTRKWDPSQEGKAVPLNIDKRFVMLSGSSGFYTYAIYEHLKEWPAFSLAETRIAFKLRKEKFHYMAVTDDRQRFMPLPDDRLPDRGQALAYPEAVLLVNPLESQFKGEVDDKYQYSCENKDITVHGWICTEQPSVGFWLITPSHEYRTGGPQKQNLTSHVGPTALAVFISAHYTGEDLVPKFSEGEAWKKVFGPVFVYLNSSTDDDNDPLWLWQDAKSQMNVEAESWPYSFPASDDYVKTEQRGNVVGRLLVQDRYVDKDFIAANRGYVGLAVPGAAGSWQRECKEYQFWTRTDEEGFFYISGIRPGQYNLYAWIPGFIGDYKYDDVITITSGPHFLSCFLLTPQNIFLLQFIICAGCYIYVEDLVYQPPRNGATLWEIGFPDRSAAEFYVPDPNPKYINNLYQNHPDRFRQYGLWERYAELYPDKDLVYVVGSSDYRKDWFYAQVTRCFSSSLA from the exons ATGTCGTATGTTAAGTTGCAGTTGCATGATAAGGGCAATCAT GTGGTGATGGATAATGGCATTGCACGGGTTACATTATCTAAGCCTGATGGAATTGTTACCGGAATCGAGTATAATGGCATCGATAACTTGCTCGAGGTTCTTAATGAAGAAGTCAACAGAGG GTATTGGGATCTCGTTTGGGGAGGATCAGGAACAGCTGGCGGCTTTGATGT AATCAAAGGATCAAACTTTGAGGTCATAGTGAAGAATGAAGAACAGATTGAGCTTTCTTTCACAAGAAAATGGGATCCATCACAAGAAGGCAAAGCAGTCCCTCTCAATATTGACAAAAG ATTTGTTATGCTTAGTGGATCGTCGGGATTCTACACTTACGCTATCTACGAGCATTTAAAAGAATGGCCTGCTTTCTCACTTGCTGAAACCCGAATTGCCTTCAAGCTCAGAAAAGAGAA GTTTCATTACATGGCAGTAACGGATGATAGGCAGAGATTCATGCCATTGCCTGATGACCGGTTACCGGACAGAGGCCAAGCTCTGGCTTACCCTGAAGCTGTTCTACTTGTTAATCCTTTAGAGTCTCAGTTCAAAGGAGAG GTTGACGATAAGTACCAATATTCGTGTGAAAACAAAGACATTACTGTCCACGGATGGATATGCACAGAGCAGCCATCGGTTGGTTTCTGGCTCATAACTCCTAGCCATGAGTATCGAACCGGTGGACCTCAAAAACAGAACTTGACATCTCATGTTGGACCCACAGCTCTTGCT GTATTTATTAGTGCACACTACACAGGGGAAGATCTAGTGCCAAAGTTTAGTGAAGGAGAGGCATGGAAGAAGGTGTTTGGACCTGTTTTCGTCTATTTAAACTCGTCtactgatgatgataatgaccCTCTTTGGCTGTGGCAAGATGCTAAATCTCAG ATGAATGTGGAAGCAGAGAGCTGGCCTTACAGTTTTCCAGCTTCGGATGATTATGTGAAAACAGAACAACGTGGTAATGTTGTTGGCAGACTCCTCGTTCAAGACAG gTATGTAGATAAAGATTTCATTGCAGCCAATAGAGGTTATGTTGGTTTGGCTGTGCCTGGAGCTGCTGGTTCATGGCAAAGAGAATGCAAG GAGTATCAATTTTGGACAAGaacagatgaagaaggatTTTTTTACATTAGTGGTATAAGGCCAGGCCAGTATAATCTCTATGCATGGATTCCTGGTTTTATTGGTGATTATAAGTACGATGATGTTATCACAATCACCTCAGGtcctcattttctttcttgctttctATTAACTccccaaaacatttttttgttacaattcATTATATGCGCAggatgttatatatatgtggaagATCTTGTTTATCAACCTCCAAGAAATGGAGCAACATTATGGGAAATTGGTTTTCCAGATCGATCTGCTGCAGAGTTTTATGTTCCCGATCCTAATCCAAAATATATCAACAACCTTTATCAAAATCACCCTGACAG ATTCCGGCAATATGGTTTATGGGAAAGATATGCAGAACTTTATCCGGATAAAGACTTGGTATATGTAGTTGGCTCTAGCGACTATAGAAAAGACTGGTTTTACGCTCAAGTCACTAGGTGTTTCTCATCATCTCTGGCGTGA
- a CDS encoding Pentatricopeptide repeat (PPR-like) superfamily protein (Pentatricopeptide repeat (PPR-like) superfamily protein; FUNCTIONS IN: molecular_function unknown; INVOLVED IN: biological_process unknown; LOCATED IN: membrane; EXPRESSED IN: 22 plant structures; EXPRESSED DURING: 13 growth stages; CONTAINS InterPro DOMAIN/s: Pentatricopeptide repeat (InterPro:IPR002885); BEST Arabidopsis thaliana protein match is: Pentatricopeptide repeat (PPR-like) superfamily protein (TAIR:AT3G04760.1); Has 67710 Blast hits to 15322 proteins in 310 species: Archae - 4; Bacteria - 73; Metazoa - 1094; Fungi - 1217; Plants - 62670; Viruses - 0; Other Eukaryotes - 2652 (source: NCBI BLink).) — protein sequence MDLMVSTSSAQEGFCLIQQFHREYKRGNKLDVSCRTSGSISSKIPLGSRKRNRLVLVSAASKVESSGLNGRAQKFETLSSGYSNSNGNGHYSSVNSSFALEDVESNNHLRQMVRTGELEEGFKFLENMVYHGNVPDIIPCTTLIRGFCRLGKTRKAAKILEILEGSGAVPDVITYNVMISGYCKAGEINNALSVLDRMSVSPDVVTYNTILRSLCDSGKLKQAMEVLDRMLQRDCYPDVITYTILIEATCRDSGVGHAMKLLDEMRDRGCTPDVVTYNVLVNGICKEGRLDEAIKFLNDMPSSGCQPNVITHNIILRSMCSTGRWMDAEKLLADMLRKGFSPSVVTFNILINFLCRKGLLGRAIDILEKMPQHGCQPNSLSYNPLLHGFCKEKKMDRAIEYLERMVSRGCYPDIVTYNTMLTALCKDGKVEDAVEILNQLSSKGCSPVLITYNTVIDGLAKAGKTGKAIKLLDEMRAKDLKPDTITYSSLVGGLSREGKVDEAIKFFHEFERMGIRPNAVTFNSIMLGLCKSRQTDRAIDFLVFMINRGCKPNETSYTILIEGLAYEGMAKEALELLNELCNKGLMKKSSAEQVAGKM from the coding sequence ATGGATTTGATGGTGTCCACAAGCAGTGCTCAAGAAGGGTTTTGCTTGATTCAACAATTTCATCGCGAATATAAACGAGGTAATAAGCTTGACGTCTCATGTCGTACTTCTGGTAGTATTAGTTCTAAAATCCCTCTTGGGTCACGAAAAAGGAATCGACTTGTTCTGGTTTCTGCGGCTTCTAAGGTTGAGAGTTCAGGTCTTAATGGTAGAGCTCAAAAGTTCGAAACTTTGTCCTCTGGGTATAGCAATAGTAACGGAAATGGTCATTATAGCTCTGTGAATTCGTCTTTTGCGTTGGAAGATGTCGAGAGTAATAACCATTTGCGTCAGATGGTTAGAACCGGTGAATTGGAGGAAGGGTTTAAGTTTCTAGAGAACATGGTTTATCACGGTAATGTTCCTGATATCATTCCGTGCACGACATTGATTCGCGGATTCTGTAGGTTGGGTAAGACGAGGAAAGCTGCAAAGATCTTGGAGATTCTTGAAGGCTCTGGTGCTGTTCCTGATGTTATAACTTACAATGTTATGATTAGTGGGTATTGCAAAGCTGGGGAGATCAATAACGCGTTATCTGTTCTTGATAGAATGAGTGTTTCGCCGGATGTTGTCACTTATAATACCATCTTGCGTTCTCTTTGCGATAGTGGGAAACTTAAGCAAGCCATGGAGGTTCTTGATAGGATGCTTCAGAGAGACTGTTATCCAGATGTGATTACTTACACTATATTGATTGAAGCTACTTGCAGAGATAGTGGTGTGGGACATGCGATGAAGCTTCTCGATGAAATGAGGGATAGAGGATGTACTCCTGATGTTGTGACTTACAACGTTCTTGTGAATGGTATTTGTAAAGAGGGGAGATTGGATGAGGCCATTAAGTTTTTGAATGACATGCCGTCTTCTGGATGTCAACCAAATGTTATTACACATAACATAATTCTGCGGAGTATGTGTAGTACTGGGAGATGGATGGATGCAGAGAAGCTTCTTGCTGATATGCTTCGTAAAGGCTTTTCGCCAAGCGTTGTCACTTTCAATATCTTGATTAATTTCTTGTGTAGAAAAGGTTTGCTTGGCCGAGCGATTGACATATTGGAGAAGATGCCTCAACATGGATGTCAGCCGAATTCTTTGAGTTACAACCCGCTGCTTCACGGGTTTTGCAAGGAGAAAAAGATGGATAGGGCTATCGAGTATTTGGAGAGAATGGTTTCTCGTGGTTGTTATCCAGACATTGTCACCTACAACACTATGCTAACAGCTTTGTGCAAAGATGGGAAAGTTGAAGATGCGGTTGAGATACTTAATCAACTTAGTAGCAAGGGATGTTCTCCTGTTCTAATCACTTATAATACTGTCATTGATGGGCTTGCAAAAGCTGGTAAAACTGGCAAAGCGATAAAACTGCTAGATGAGATGCGTGCGAAAGATTTAAAGCCTGACACTATCACCTATTCCTCTCTTGTTGGAGGTTTAAGCAGGGAAGGAAAAGTAGACGAAGCCATTAAGTTTTTCCATGAGTTTGAGCGGATGGGCATTAGGCCAAATGCAGTCACCTTTAATTCTATCATGCTTGGACTCTGTAAGAGTCGGCAAACAGATCGTGCCATCGATTTCTTGGTTTTTATGATCAACAGAGGGTGTAAACCGAATGAAACATCATACACGATTCTGATAGAAGGCTTAGCTTATGAAGGTATGGCAAAGGAAGCTTTGGAGCTGCTTAATGAGCTTTGTAACAAGGGACTCATGAAGAAAAGCTCTGCTGAGCAAGTTGCAGGGAAGATGTAG